In Labilibaculum sp. DW002, one DNA window encodes the following:
- a CDS encoding glucosaminidase domain-containing protein produces the protein MKRVCLYILLSFFISSSIFAKGYTRQQYIHKYKDLAIKEMMRTGIPASITLAQGLLESGNGNSQLATKANNHFGIKCHDWTGPSVKMDDDKRNECFRKYDRPYDSYKDHSKFLTTRSRYAFLFKYSSDDYKRWAHGLKKAGYATDPKYAHRLIKIIQESQLYKLDVKGEGQDYKIYKPDGTDLADIDSDLEIDPFGARLEIANGIHYINVRKGDTFFSVEKNLGVNRKKLLKYNDLPKNYILQIGQRLYLHNKRGKAARGYNFHRVKEGDSLYGISQEYGVKLKRLKKFNGVRRNYKVKLGERIWLRSKKR, from the coding sequence ATGAAAAGAGTTTGTTTATATATACTTCTGAGTTTTTTTATAAGCTCAAGTATTTTTGCTAAAGGATACACAAGACAACAGTACATTCACAAGTATAAAGATTTGGCTATTAAGGAAATGATGCGAACAGGAATTCCTGCTAGTATTACTTTGGCGCAAGGATTGTTGGAGTCTGGAAATGGGAACTCCCAGCTGGCTACTAAAGCGAATAATCATTTTGGGATTAAGTGCCACGATTGGACTGGCCCGAGTGTTAAAATGGATGATGACAAGCGGAATGAATGTTTTCGAAAGTATGATCGACCGTACGATTCATATAAAGATCATTCCAAGTTTTTAACAACTCGTTCTCGTTATGCATTTTTGTTTAAATACAGTTCGGATGATTACAAACGTTGGGCTCATGGATTAAAAAAAGCAGGTTATGCTACCGATCCTAAATATGCACATCGATTAATAAAGATCATTCAAGAATCGCAATTGTATAAATTAGATGTCAAGGGTGAAGGACAAGATTACAAAATTTACAAGCCAGATGGAACAGATTTAGCCGATATTGATTCTGATTTGGAAATTGATCCTTTCGGAGCAAGACTAGAAATTGCCAATGGAATACATTATATCAATGTGAGAAAGGGAGATACCTTTTTTAGTGTTGAGAAAAATTTAGGCGTAAATCGCAAGAAACTACTGAAATATAATGACCTGCCTAAAAACTATATTTTACAGATTGGACAAAGATTGTATTTACACAATAAGCGTGGAAAAGCGGCAAGAGGTTATAATTTCCATAGAGTAAAAGAAGGTGATAGTCTTTACGGCATTTCGCAAGAATACGGCGTTAAATTGAAACGACTAAAGAAATTTAATGGCGTTAGGAGAAATTATAAAGTGAAGCTTGGCGAGAGGATCTGGCTAAGAAGCAAAAAACGATAA
- a CDS encoding cytidine deaminase, which translates to MKKSQIITTVYEYNSVDELSQSEQNLVKEAKEAALRSYSPYSEFKVGAAVLLENNEIIQGNNQENSAYPSGLCAERVAIFYANSMFPNVPVKAIAITSKTNGSFLDTPVPPCGSCRQVLLETEDRYEQAIKLILCGEKKIKIIESCKEMLPLYFEKDMLDGK; encoded by the coding sequence ATGAAGAAAAGTCAAATAATTACAACTGTATACGAATATAATTCAGTAGATGAATTATCTCAATCGGAACAAAATTTGGTAAAAGAAGCAAAAGAAGCAGCTTTGCGTTCTTATTCTCCTTATTCTGAATTTAAAGTAGGTGCTGCTGTTTTGTTAGAAAACAATGAAATTATTCAAGGGAATAATCAGGAAAATTCAGCTTATCCATCTGGTTTGTGCGCTGAGCGAGTGGCTATTTTTTATGCCAATTCGATGTTTCCAAACGTTCCGGTTAAAGCAATTGCTATTACTTCGAAAACAAATGGTAGTTTTTTAGATACACCTGTACCCCCTTGTGGATCGTGTCGCCAAGTATTACTTGAAACAGAAGATCGATATGAGCAAGCCATAAAATTGATTCTCTGTGGAGAAAAGAAAATTAAAATAATTGAAAGCTGTAAAGAAATGCTTCCCTTGTATTTTGAAAAAGATATGTTGGATGGAAAATAA
- a CDS encoding RluA family pseudouridine synthase, whose translation MAKEKRLDVLFEDNHIIAVNKRRGDIVQGDKTGDEPLSDMVKAYIKEKYNKPGDVYLGLPHRLDRPVSGVVIFAKTSKALTRLNLMFQQKDNEIRKVYWAIVSNCPRLEEEVLTHYLLKNEEKNRTNVFDKLKKGAKEATLEYKLLTRSQKYFMLEVKLHTGRHHQIRAQLAKIGIPIRGDLKYGAARSKSGGGIGLHAREISFIHPVKQEPVKIIAPVPNQDNLFKEFQSMLK comes from the coding sequence ATGGCAAAAGAAAAAAGATTAGATGTGTTATTCGAGGATAATCACATTATAGCTGTAAACAAACGCAGAGGTGATATTGTTCAGGGAGATAAGACTGGAGATGAGCCTTTAAGTGACATGGTTAAGGCATACATTAAGGAAAAATACAATAAACCTGGTGATGTATACTTAGGTTTGCCACATAGATTGGATCGACCGGTTAGTGGTGTTGTAATATTTGCAAAAACGAGTAAAGCTCTTACACGTTTGAATTTGATGTTCCAACAGAAAGATAATGAAATTCGTAAGGTATATTGGGCTATTGTAAGTAATTGTCCAAGGTTAGAAGAAGAAGTGTTGACACACTACTTATTAAAAAACGAGGAAAAGAACAGAACTAATGTTTTTGATAAGCTTAAAAAAGGAGCGAAGGAAGCAACATTGGAATACAAGTTATTGACTCGTTCTCAAAAATATTTCATGCTTGAAGTGAAATTACACACAGGGCGTCATCATCAGATTCGCGCACAGCTAGCCAAAATAGGTATTCCTATTCGTGGAGATCTAAAGTACGGAGCAGCTCGATCTAAATCAGGTGGAGGAATTGGATTACACGCTCGTGAAATTTCTTTTATACATCCGGTAAAGCAAGAGCCTGTAAAAATTATAGCTCCAGTGCCAAACCAGGATAATCTCTTTAAAGAGTTTCAAAGTATGCTAAAATAA
- the panB gene encoding 3-methyl-2-oxobutanoate hydroxymethyltransferase, whose product MSIHKESFKRVTTHILSEMKLKGEKIAMLTSYDFSMASIVDKAGVDVILVGDSASNVMAGHETTLPITLDQMIYHGASVVRAVNRALVVVDLPFGTYQGNSKEALCSSIRIMKECSADAVKLEGGREILESVNRILSAGIPVMGHLGLTPQSIHKFGTYAVRAKEEEEATKLLEDAKMLEEAGCFALVLEKIPASLATKVAESLTIPVIGIGAGGGVDGQVLVAHDMLGITQEFSPRFLRRYHNLFAEMKGAVENYIEDVKSKDFPSEREQY is encoded by the coding sequence ATGTCAATTCATAAAGAATCATTCAAACGAGTAACGACTCATATTCTTTCAGAGATGAAACTGAAAGGAGAAAAAATCGCCATGTTAACTTCTTACGATTTTTCAATGGCAAGCATTGTTGATAAGGCAGGAGTGGATGTGATTCTAGTTGGAGACTCAGCATCTAATGTGATGGCTGGTCATGAAACAACACTTCCGATTACACTTGATCAAATGATTTATCACGGCGCTTCAGTGGTTCGCGCAGTCAATCGAGCACTGGTTGTAGTTGATCTACCTTTCGGTACATATCAGGGAAATTCGAAGGAAGCTTTGTGTTCTTCTATACGTATAATGAAAGAATGTAGCGCTGATGCAGTGAAATTAGAAGGTGGTCGTGAAATCCTAGAATCGGTAAACCGAATTCTATCTGCAGGTATCCCGGTTATGGGGCATTTAGGATTAACTCCGCAGTCAATTCATAAGTTTGGAACATACGCTGTTCGAGCTAAGGAGGAAGAAGAAGCGACTAAACTATTGGAAGATGCAAAAATGCTGGAGGAGGCAGGTTGTTTTGCTCTTGTGCTAGAAAAAATACCTGCCAGTTTAGCGACGAAAGTTGCTGAGTCACTTACAATTCCTGTTATTGGTATTGGTGCCGGAGGTGGTGTTGATGGCCAAGTTTTGGTTGCTCACGATATGTTGGGAATTACTCAAGAGTTCTCTCCTCGTTTCTTAAGAAGATATCACAACCTTTTTGCTGAGATGAAAGGCGCAGTCGAAAATTATATTGAGGATGTTAAATCGAAAGATTTCCCTAGCGAAAGAGAGCAATACTAA
- the dnaK gene encoding molecular chaperone DnaK produces the protein MGKIIGIDLGTTNSCVSVMEGNEPVVIPNSEGKRTTPSIVAFIENGERKIGDPAKRQAITNPTKTIYSIKRFMGETHDKVSKEIGRVPYKVVKGDNNTPRVLIDDRKYSPQEISAMTLQKMKKTAEDYLGQEVTEAVITVPAYFNDAQRQATKEAGEIAGLAVKRIINEPTAASLAYGLDKKDNDMKIAVFDLGGGTFDISVLELGDGVFEVKSTNGDTHLGGDDFDQIIIDWLAEEFIKDENIDLRKDPMALQRLKEAAEKAKVELSSSTSTEINLPYIMPVDGMPKHLVRTLSRAQFEQLADKLIQAVLQPCKTALQDAGVSKSEIDEVILVGGSTRIPAIQNIVQEFFGKAPSKGVNPDEVVAVGAAIQGGVLTGEVKDVLLLDVTPLSMGIETMGGVMTKLIEANTTIPTKKTETFTTAADNQPSVDIHVLQGERPMANGNKTIGRFNLDNIPPAQRGVPQIEVTFDIDANGILNVSAKDKGTGKEQSIRIEASSGLSDEEISRMRDEAKANEEADNQAKEKVDTLNKADSTIFQTEKQLAEIGDKLPADKKQPIEDALNKLKEAHKAQDLEAINTAIEELNTVFQAASQDIYNAQAQDPQAGGQPGGEPQADAGAKQDDEVTDVDFEEVK, from the coding sequence ATGGGTAAGATTATTGGAATCGACTTAGGAACAACCAACTCTTGTGTTTCTGTAATGGAAGGAAATGAACCAGTTGTAATTCCTAACAGTGAAGGAAAAAGAACCACACCATCGATTGTGGCTTTTATTGAGAACGGAGAAAGAAAGATTGGTGATCCTGCAAAACGTCAGGCGATTACTAACCCTACTAAAACAATTTACTCTATCAAGCGTTTCATGGGTGAAACTCACGATAAGGTATCTAAGGAAATTGGACGTGTTCCATATAAAGTAGTTAAAGGCGATAACAATACACCTCGTGTATTAATCGACGATCGTAAATATTCTCCACAAGAAATTTCAGCTATGACACTTCAGAAAATGAAGAAAACTGCTGAAGATTACTTAGGACAAGAAGTTACAGAGGCTGTTATTACAGTTCCTGCTTACTTTAACGATGCACAACGTCAGGCAACTAAAGAAGCTGGTGAAATTGCCGGTTTAGCTGTTAAGCGTATTATCAATGAGCCTACTGCTGCATCTTTAGCATATGGTCTTGATAAGAAAGATAACGATATGAAAATCGCAGTATTCGACCTTGGTGGTGGTACTTTCGATATTTCAGTTCTTGAATTAGGTGACGGTGTATTCGAAGTTAAGTCTACTAACGGTGATACTCACTTAGGCGGTGACGACTTTGACCAAATCATTATCGACTGGTTAGCTGAAGAATTTATTAAGGACGAAAACATTGACCTTCGTAAAGATCCTATGGCTCTTCAGCGTTTGAAAGAAGCTGCTGAAAAAGCTAAAGTTGAGCTTTCTAGTTCTACTAGTACTGAAATCAACTTGCCATATATCATGCCAGTTGACGGTATGCCTAAGCACTTGGTTAGAACTCTGTCTCGTGCACAATTCGAGCAATTAGCTGATAAATTGATTCAAGCTGTACTTCAGCCTTGTAAAACAGCTTTGCAAGATGCCGGTGTTTCTAAATCAGAAATTGATGAAGTTATCTTAGTAGGTGGATCAACTCGTATTCCAGCTATTCAGAACATCGTTCAGGAATTCTTCGGGAAAGCGCCTTCAAAAGGGGTTAACCCAGATGAGGTTGTAGCTGTAGGTGCTGCTATTCAAGGTGGTGTATTAACTGGTGAGGTTAAGGATGTACTTCTTTTAGATGTAACGCCACTTTCAATGGGTATCGAAACTATGGGTGGAGTAATGACTAAGCTTATTGAAGCTAACACAACTATTCCAACTAAAAAAACTGAGACTTTTACTACTGCTGCTGACAACCAGCCTTCTGTAGATATTCACGTACTACAAGGTGAGCGTCCAATGGCTAACGGTAATAAAACTATCGGTCGTTTCAACCTGGATAATATTCCTCCGGCACAGCGTGGTGTACCTCAAATCGAAGTAACTTTCGATATTGATGCAAATGGTATCCTAAACGTATCTGCTAAGGATAAGGGAACAGGAAAAGAGCAGTCAATTCGTATCGAGGCATCTTCAGGATTATCTGACGAAGAAATCTCACGTATGAGAGACGAAGCTAAGGCTAATGAAGAAGCTGATAACCAAGCTAAAGAAAAAGTTGATACTTTGAACAAAGCTGACAGTACTATCTTCCAAACTGAAAAGCAATTAGCTGAAATTGGAGATAAACTTCCTGCTGATAAGAAGCAACCTATCGAAGATGCTCTTAACAAGTTGAAAGAAGCTCACAAAGCTCAGGATCTTGAAGCAATCAATACAGCAATTGAAGAATTGAATACTGTATTCCAGGCAGCTTCTCAGGATATCTACAATGCTCAAGCACAAGATCCTCAGGCTGGTGGACAACCAGGTGGAGAACCTCAAGCTGATGCAGGTGCAAAACAAGATGACGAAGTAACTGATGTTGACTTCGAAGAAGTTAAGTAA
- a CDS encoding helix-turn-helix domain-containing protein: MAKSNLKIPKVCEQCEQPFEAKTVATRFCSPYCANKSGRERKKRAKETELKQTLLEKSIDKIADIQTRPYISITEATILFGISKDTIRRLILAGKIPAFNLGQRLTRISRLHMEAMFSTVDLPEAPEEEPIRIHYEINECYKIGEVSEKFGVSPSTVNKIIRRYGIPRRQIGKFVYVPKEQIDKLF, from the coding sequence ATGGCGAAAAGCAATCTGAAAATACCCAAGGTTTGTGAGCAATGTGAACAGCCTTTCGAAGCCAAAACTGTAGCCACTCGCTTTTGTAGTCCTTACTGTGCAAATAAATCAGGAAGAGAAAGAAAAAAACGAGCAAAGGAAACTGAACTAAAACAAACATTACTGGAAAAGTCCATTGATAAAATCGCAGATATTCAAACCCGTCCTTATATTTCTATTACGGAAGCGACTATTCTTTTTGGGATATCAAAAGACACAATTCGTCGCCTAATTCTAGCTGGAAAAATTCCAGCCTTTAACCTTGGACAACGATTAACAAGAATTAGTCGTTTACACATGGAAGCTATGTTTAGCACTGTTGACTTGCCAGAAGCTCCCGAAGAAGAGCCAATAAGAATACATTATGAAATAAACGAATGTTATAAAATTGGTGAAGTTTCTGAAAAATTTGGAGTATCTCCTTCAACAGTAAACAAAATAATTCGTCGATATGGCATCCCAAGACGACAAATTGGAAAATTTGTGTATGTACCTAAGGAACAAATTGACAAATTGTTTTAA
- a CDS encoding site-specific integrase, which translates to MKQLSKTKVTVRLRKSEDRKEWYVYLESYPVFIPGKTTPQRIREYLNRSITTVEWDKKRTARTNSNGEKTYKPKRNDNGIIICRSEIDTESILYADSIRKLRQQEYDHADLYNDTENSQAEQKERLQHNFIEYFGKVTFKRHANNSKSILINWQRTIEFLKLFAGNTLLFSQIDVATAEDFKLFLLSAPMGGNKSGIISQNTASTYYTIFKATLKQAFIDGYLQEDLSAKLKGIPEKESRREYLTIDELNILVATPCERNILKRAALFSALTGLRHIDIQKLKWSEISMDRDQTRLNFTQKKTKGVEYMPISDQALQLCGEPGRPEQLVFEDLPNPSWISRPLKHWIKTAGIKKNITFHCFRHTFATLQLTSGTDIYTVSKMLGHTDVKTTQIYAKVVDEKKNKAAQAIKLDDIKNTDL; encoded by the coding sequence ATGAAACAACTTTCAAAAACAAAAGTAACCGTTAGACTTCGCAAATCAGAAGATAGAAAAGAATGGTATGTTTATTTGGAAAGTTATCCGGTATTTATTCCAGGCAAAACTACTCCTCAACGCATTCGAGAATATCTAAATAGAAGTATTACTACTGTTGAATGGGATAAGAAACGAACTGCCCGAACCAATTCTAATGGTGAAAAAACATACAAACCCAAACGTAATGATAATGGCATAATTATATGCCGCAGTGAAATTGATACAGAAAGTATATTGTATGCAGATAGTATTCGAAAACTCCGCCAACAAGAATATGATCATGCAGATTTGTACAATGACACAGAAAATTCTCAAGCTGAACAAAAAGAACGTTTACAACATAACTTCATCGAATATTTTGGAAAAGTAACTTTTAAACGCCATGCTAATAACTCTAAATCTATTCTAATTAATTGGCAGCGTACAATTGAATTCTTAAAACTTTTTGCAGGAAATACACTTTTGTTTTCTCAAATAGATGTTGCGACAGCTGAAGATTTTAAGCTTTTCCTTCTATCAGCACCTATGGGAGGTAATAAAAGTGGAATTATTTCTCAGAATACGGCTTCAACCTATTATACAATTTTTAAAGCAACTCTCAAACAGGCCTTTATAGATGGATATCTACAGGAAGATTTATCTGCTAAACTTAAAGGGATTCCGGAAAAAGAGTCACGTCGTGAATATTTGACAATTGACGAATTGAATATACTTGTTGCTACACCTTGCGAGCGTAATATTCTTAAAAGAGCGGCACTTTTCTCTGCTCTTACTGGATTAAGACATATCGATATTCAGAAACTGAAATGGAGTGAAATAAGCATGGATAGAGATCAGACAAGACTTAATTTCACTCAAAAAAAGACTAAAGGTGTTGAGTATATGCCTATTTCGGACCAAGCTTTGCAACTTTGTGGAGAACCAGGTCGACCCGAGCAATTAGTATTTGAAGATTTACCTAATCCTTCGTGGATTTCCCGACCACTTAAACATTGGATTAAGACAGCAGGAATTAAAAAGAATATTACTTTTCATTGCTTTCGCCATACATTTGCTACCTTACAATTAACAAGTGGGACTGATATATACACAGTTAGCAAAATGCTAGGGCATACTGATGTGAAAACAACACAAATTTATGCCAAAGTGGTGGATGAGAAAAAAAATAAAGCGGCACAAGCCATAAAATTGGATGATATAAAAAACACAGACCTATAA